From the genome of Papaver somniferum cultivar HN1 chromosome 2, ASM357369v1, whole genome shotgun sequence, one region includes:
- the LOC113347647 gene encoding cytokinin dehydrogenase 7-like, whose product MIAYLEQFVSESESNTKLQEEEEDGNNNKKILLCREMELQGSIDFDCNNSASSNFAAACKDFGGLNQSRPLGVIKPVGTDDLVRVIRSVISMTPSSSASSSSNNLTVAVRGNGHSINGQAMTDSNGLVILMREINPQIQILTRNHHNSCSNGGCGGGDVFVDVGGGVLWEDVLLHCYYSSGLAPRSWTDYLGLTVGGTLSNAGISGQAFRYGPQTSNVTELEVVTGKGEIVTCSENQNSELFFGVLGGLGQFGIITRARIVLQPAPHMVRWIRMVYSEFDDFTNDAELLTTRAECGSFDYIEGFVFVNSDDPVNGWSSVPLSPNKPFDKSRIPKTAGPVLYCLEVALPYRNGDNVDTIDKVVSKMIGRLRFIRNLQFELDLSYVEFLLRVKQQEEEAKANGIWDNPHPWLNLLISKKDISGFDQTVFKKILKDGIGGPMLIYPLLKSKWDARTSVVLPEGEIFYLVALLRFHLPMVGPSVQDMITQNQEILQCCTKQGFDYKLYLPHYRSDDQWRSHFGNQWSRFVERKARFDPMAILAPGQKIFSRNSNPLL is encoded by the exons atgataGCATATTTGGAGCAGTTTGTATCAGAATCAGAAAGTAATACCAAgttacaagaagaagaagaagatggaaacaacaacaagaagatttTATTATGCAGAGAAATGGAGTTACAAGGAAGTATTGATTTTGATTGTAATAACAGCGCTAGCAGTAATTTTGCTGCAGCTTGTAAAGATTTCGGTGGTTTGAATCAGAGTAGACCGTTAGGTGTTATTAAACCAGTTGGTACAGATGATTTAGTGCGAGTTATCAGAAGTGTCATATCTATGACTCcatcatcatcagcatcatcatcaagTAATAATTTGACTGTTGCTGTTAGAGGTAATGGCCATTCCATTAATGGTCAAGCCATGACTGATTCAAACGGTTTGGTTATTTTGATGAGAGAAATCAATCCTCAGATTCAAATTTTAACAAGAAATCATCATAACAGTTGCAGTaacggtggttgtggtggtggtgatgtttttgttgatgttggTGGCGGGGTATTATGGGAAGATGTTTTGTTACATTGTTATTACTCTTCTGGCCTTGCTCCCAG GTCATGGACAGATTATTTAGGATTAACAGTGGGAGGGACATTATCGAATGCTGGTATAAGCGGACAAGCGTTTCGTTACGGACCACAGACATCAAACGTAACGGAATTAGAAGTCGTAACGGGGAAAGGAGAAATCGTAACATGTTCAGAAAATCAGAATTCCGAACTGTTCTTTGGTGTTTTGGGTGGTTTAGGCCAGTTTGGTATCATTACAAGAGCCAGAATTGTACTTCAACCAGCTCCACACATg GTGAGATGGATAAGAATGGTTTACAGTGAGTTCGATGATTTCACAAATGATGCCGAGTTATTAACAACTCGGGCTGAGTGTGGCTCGTTCGATTACATTGAAGGGTTTGTGTTTGTCAACAGTGATGACCCGGTCAACGGTTGGTCTTCAGTCCCATTAAGTCCAAACAAACCATTTGATAAGAGTCGGATACCCAAAACCGCCGGTCCGGTACTCTACTGTCTTGAGGTAGCTCTGCCTTACAGAAACGGAGATAATGTCGACACTATTGATAAG GTTGTAAGTAAGAtgattggacggctgagatttataAGGAATCTACAATTTGAACTGGATTTAAGCTATGTTGAGTTCCTATTACGTGTgaagcaacaagaagaagaagctaaaGCTAATGGCATATGGGACAATCCTCACCCTTGGTTAAATCTATTGATCTCCAAGAAGGACATATCTGGTTTTGATCAAACGGTGTTTAAGAAGATACTGAAAGATGGCATTGGTGGGCCCATGTTGATTTATCCCCTCTTGAAATCCAA GTGGGATGCAAGGACATCAGTTGTATTACCAGAAGGAGAAATCTTTTATCTAGTGGCATTATTGAGATTTCACCTGCCAATGGTGGGCCCATCGGTACAAGATATGATCACACAGAATCAAGAGATACTTCAGTGTTGTACTAAACAAGGATTTGATTACAAGCTGTATTTACCACACTACCGTTCTGATGATCAGTGGAGATCGCATTTTGGGAATCAGTGGTCTAGATTCGTTGAAAGGAAAGCAAGGTTTGATCCAATGGCTATACTTGCTCCGGGTCAGAAGATTTTCTCAAGGAATAGTAATCCGCTTTTGTAG